A region from the Andrena cerasifolii isolate SP2316 chromosome 11, iyAndCera1_principal, whole genome shotgun sequence genome encodes:
- the LOC143374913 gene encoding adenylate kinase 9, with amino-acid sequence MSFVCDVLRRNLQRNHSRKGFVKRCNIYSTMCDKVSIREKRDADRGDDEEFYADASFIVKKSFFRYIKGYPREKYVHAWPEPHTCVYPKANAYYAFLEDTNPFTRFSVECESRKYGTVKPHFKPPEHPYETRDPYREAEAREKYLKRKPICFAIFSKPGLNTTDLASMIADTWNCVLICPIYLLNEEIDKGTEKGKAIRNILKMGECLRPDVIMNLIEARINKRDVFYKGYIVVDLPLISNETLDYSSYPCYPKQQSDVQNLSNNFMKIFDSSFHRICGTMAVLEESHVLSSDAQELQISSDEKFKNEACAITPNYENFIASQIENIFTTWPIKPSIIIQVMCPDTDVVRKREHFRIDSATGRIVDSGFSGIIENIEMLFSENKTDNETNVAFESYEELLTEEQILDRYLRKYLLKRPSDRKSNVETQCELYKCFAIPVIDKWLRLHKTENVIRVDGRPSVSRMLQIVIARLRTLPAPRVILAKRFIDLAAVTVGDESPTAPPVDAFAGESQEEVFQNLTNRETVSPLYPWRLSSWNFLCPVELTKGRTTEGLSKYAVGFMNKLFFLSSLEAADIFIENPRTFLVPFYPRPTCKMVVFGPKYSGKSDLCKKLAHTFGGTIINVNEAVKSLVDGDSDMFFDSPTRTSLEDRANIIVKKVQDIPTEEIDINVWRDGGYIVDGMCPDIDTWKTVVEDSKIIFEDVILLFDEEPYEYLLSKWHSIHNAKEDSRANLEGGMEYLEGMNTYEDNGEEEEESRGLIEYLEHIQQFQLDWEEIMGKVEDACKNLVTCDISKVKDVSKYVIESIKDRYTDKAKVMSDDEKEREKDIAEYIAMTDDTENFAEEEEEDEKQTLELDDKEDNRRLGDTNHYCPVAKLKYNVLWKGKEDFSAIFMDKIYLLSSEAALEEFIRGPQKMSLPLRKPLSLIPPPRISVIGPLGCGKSALADAISREYGLAHIDYFEGFTRFMKHRGMLPVSRRDVLTSPEDLLEEVELPEDLHDEKYTSNEATVQTFVRRYWGTGGDLPERMLRECLLDFFDGLYNFHGVVLDHFPSCPEDVEIAREYYTVPEVIIELHCGRDTSYERIMPELLQSWKKNLEEKKHAEEVRYMDELNEYERNREAWIDKMLCEAFDPRTMLKGEETSFHSVSTLENDTLTDDYSFLDYVDSEILELKRFELVETWHQENPEPVLFTDWEEFETAREKIEQQFGKTYESDSQKLDATRSALENESIPYIHVDAEKSSRDVLFQVMRLLDPFTSRDISTLEKVYTMDLETAELLLDYGYYLLSSFGRWCPVQLYKNRTPLQMFLPLEAQQEIYPVVHRQFMYFVGGKDAHSAFSKNPLKYLEQDCRAPIIPFRFSIIGPPKCGKTTLARRFAAKYGLKVVTRGTALRHVLKYFPWTESAQSAEPRLREGHVVPEKSLYRAIEMYSIDPRSTSQGFVLDGFPSNLREYEELTFLGIQPMVILDLKASLTFCTECLLNEADETRKPVNFSEKFLAHRYSNWAVDQEAFRDWLKRFTQNVIELDATRSMWHVWLRADKEACLRYTNIRQYFRECDYDKVHSLKFMSVSPYEFRRRQSLFEAYCPLCLFYENTMNTSGPPPDHRGMVQFRRHFYWICTRHMNDFIKNPEKHLPPTNTARLPEDRPRVLTEVVDKEHSCWAKRLQAGGFCLVTYVEGLPLRNLVPGKSSIGVLYKDNVYLFCTEDCRDKFLAQCDKYASVDVNFLRTIPPIDVKNLPDLGFLEQTVAKVIIEAIDQISIIRPKFPGLSPSATAAIFIGVYLKTHNVSCAMKETEIYDAVSRRIIGRDRILKVATRAIKKKLNPFVNLRAYKDSRYSQYSVGGELSLMSHLFARPSHFITFRRTSPTQIMVDPDSARRVPVPDTRFDYLCEYFKPASKVPAFLNVVDIAGLVKGAAEGQGLGNSFLSHINACDGIFHLCRAFDDDDVTHIEGDVNPVRDLEIISEELRLKDIEFLNGHLEKLEKLVVRGNDKKLKPEYDTLLKVKGVMVDEKRHIRFADWNATDIEVLNKYLFLTSKPVIYLVNLSEKDYIRKKNKWLVKIKEWVDKNDPGAVLIPFSGAFENKLVDMNEAEREKYLEESKVTSALDKIIVQGYKALQLQYFFTAGHDEVKAWTIQKGTKAPQAAGKIHTDFEKGFIMAEVMKYEDFKNEGSEAAVKAAGKYRQQGRNYVVEDGDVIFFKFNAGAGLKDPKKK; translated from the exons ATGTCATTTGTCTGCGATGTATTACGGCGTAACCTCCAAAGGAATCATTCAAGGAAAGGCTTTGTTAAGCGatgtaatatatattcaacAATGTGTGACAAAGTATCCATTCGCGAAAAGCGCGATGCAGATCGTGGCGACGACGAAGAGTTTTACGCAGATGCATCGTTTATCGTGAAAAAGAGTTTCTTTCGCTACATTAAGGGATACCCTCGCGAAAAGTATGTTCATGCATGGCCTGAACCTCATACATGCGTGTATCCAAAAGCTAACGCTTACTATGCTTTCCTCGAGGATACGAATCCATTTACCAGATTCTCCGTGGAGTGTGAATCGAGAAAATATGGAACCGTCAAACCACACTTCAAACCACCGGAACATCCTTACGAAACTCGGGATCCCTATCGCGAGGCCGAAGCAAGAGAGAAATATCTCAAAAGAAAGCCAATCTGCTTCGCTATCTTCAGTAAACCTGGTCTCAACACCACCGATCTTGCAAGCATGATTGCCGACACGTGGAACTGCGTTCTTATCTGTCCAATATACCTCTTAAATGAAGAAATCGACAAGGGAACAGAAAAGGGTAAAgccattagaaatattttaaagaTGGGCGAATGTTTAAGGCCTGATGTTATCATGAATCTAATAGAAGCCAGAATTAATAAAAGGGACGTTTTTTACAAGGGGTACATCGTGGTTGATTTACCACTGATTTCAAATGAGACGCTCGATTATTCCTCTTATCCGTGTTATCCGAAACAGCAGTCGGATGTTCAGAATCTTTCCAacaatttcatgaaaattttcGACTCGTCATTTCATAGAATATGCGGCACAATGGCTGTTCTCGAAGAAAGTCACGTACTTTCGAGCGACGCCCAGGAGCTTCAAATTTCTTCTGATGAAAAATTCAAGAACGAAGCGTGTGCGATTACGCCTAATTACGAGAATTTTATTGCCAGTCAAATAGAAAATATCTTCACAACGTGGCCTATAAAACCATCCATAATTATCCAAGTCATGTGTCCCGATACAGACGTCGTGAGAAAGCGTGAACATTTTCGCATAGATTCAGCAACAGGTCGCATCGTGGACTCCGGTTTCAGTGGGATCATTGAAAATATCGAAATGCTGTTTTCTGAGAATAAAACGGACAACGAAACGAACGTTGCCTTCGAGTCGTATGAAGAACTGCTGACGGAGGAGCAAATTTTAGACCGGTACCTGAGGAAGTACCTACTAAAACGTCCTTCTGACAGAAAATCGAACGTGGAGACGCAGTGCGAACTGTACAAATGTTTTGCAATACCAGTCATCGACAAATGGCTTCGGCTACATAAAACAGAAAACGTGATACGCGTGGACGGTCGGCCGTCAGTGTCTCGAATGCTTCAAATCGTGATAGCGCGTCTACGTACACTGCCTGCTCCACGAGTGATTCTCGCGAAAAGATTCATAGATCTTGCTGCAGTAACCGTCGGAGACGAATCGCCAACGGCACCACCCGTGGACGCGTTCGCGGGCGAATCGCAAGAAGAAGTATTTCAAAATCTGACCAACAGGGAAACCGTGTCACCTTTATATCCATGGAGGCTATCGTCTTGGAACTTCCTTTGCCCAGTTGAACTAACCAAAGGAAGAACCACGGAAGGATTGTCGAAGTATGCTGTCGGATTCATGAACAAACTGTTCTTCCTCTCGTCACTCGAGGCAGCTGACATATTCATAGAGAATCCAAGAACGTTCCTAGTCCCTTTTTACCCCAGGCCAACGTGTAAAATGGTTGTGTTCGGCCCTAAATATTCTGGGAAGTCTGATCTGTGCAAAAAGTTGGCACATACGTTTGGGGGTACGATAATAAACGTGAACGAAGCTGTGAAATCTCTCGTGGACGGTGATTCTGATATGTTCTTCGACTCACCCACTCGTACAAGCCTTGAAGACAGGGCTAACATCATTGTAAAAAAGGTACAAGACATACCGACAGAAGAAATAGATATCAACGTGTGGAGAGATGGAGGTTACATCGTGGATGGCATGTGTCCTGATATCGATACTTGGAAAACGGTTGTCGAAGACTCAAAGATCATCTTTGAAGATGTGATCCTCTTATTTGACGAGGAGCCATATGAATATTTGTTATCCAAGTGGCACAGCATTCATAACGCTAAGGAGGATTCTCGAGCGAATCTTGAGGGAGGGATGGAATACTTGGAAGGTATGAATACGTACGAAGAcaatggagaagaagaagaggaatctCGAGGATTGATAGAATACCTCGAGCACATTCAACAGTTCCAACTAGATTGGGAAGAAATAATGGGGAAAGTGGAAGATGCTTGCAAAAATCTGGTCACCTGTGACATTAGCAAAGTCAAAGACGTCTCCAAGTACGTAATCGAGAGCATCAAAGATCGTTACACGGATAAAGCGAAGGTTATGAGCGACGATgagaaggaaagggaaaagGATATTGCGGAATACATCGCCATGACCGACGATACGGAAAATTTcgcagaagaggaagaagaggatgaAAAGCAAACTCTGGAATTGGATGATAAAGAGGACAATCGTCGCTTGGGTGACACTAATCACTACTGTCCAGTggcgaaattaaaatataatgttcTCTGGAAAGGTAAAGAGGATTTCAGCGCAATTTTTATGGATAAAATTTATCTTCTCTCCAGCGAAGCTGCTCTTGAAGAATTCATACGTGGTCCGCAAAAGATGTCTCTTCCACTTCGGAAACCACTATCTTTAATTCCGCCCCCTCGTATTAGTGTCATTGGCCCACTGGGCTGTGGAAAAAGTGCGCTGGCTGATGCGATATCCCGAGAATACGGTCTCGCGCATATCGATTACTTTGAAGGTTTCACTAGGTTCATGAAACATCGAGGGATGCTACCAGTTTCACGTAGAGATGTCCTGACTTCGCCAGAGGATCTCCTAGAGGAAGTAGAATTGCCGGAAGATCTACACGACGAAAAGTATACCAGCAACGAAGCCACGGTGCAAACTTTTGTCCGACGCTACTGGGGCACTGGTGGTGATCTTCCTGAGAGGATGCTTCGCGAATGTTTGTTAGACTTTTTCGATGGGCTTTATAATTTTCACGGTGTCGTGCTCGATCATTTTCCAAGTTGCCCAGAGGACGTGGAAATTGCACGGGAGTATTACACAGTGCCTGAGGTGATAATAGAACTTCATTGCGGTAGAGACACATCCTACGAAAGGATAATGCCTGAACTACTACAGTCCTGGAAGAAGAATTTGGAAGAGAAGAAACACGCTGAAGAGGTGCGGTACATGGACGAACTTAACGAGTACGAAAGAAATCGAGAAGCATGGATCGATAAGATGTTGTGTGAAGCATTCGATCCACGAACTATGTTGAAGGGCGAGGAAACTTCTTTTCATTCAGTCAGTACTCTTGAAAATGATACACTTACCGACGACTATTCATTTCTCGATTATGTTGATTCAGAAATCCTGGAACTGAAGCGGTTTGAATTGGTGGAGACTTGGCACCAAGAGAATCCTGAACCTGTACTTTTCACCGACTGGGAAGAATTCGAGACAGCGCGAGAAAAAATCGAGCAACAGTTCGGAAAAACTTACGAGAGCGATTCTCAGAAGTTAGATGCTACGCGAAGCGCTCTGGAAAATGAATCGATACCGTACATACACGTGGACGCAGAAAAAAGTTCGAGGGATGTCCTCTTCCAAGTTATGAGGCTCCTCGATCCTTTCACCAGTCGAGACATTTCCACTCTCGAGAAAGTGTACACGATGGATCTCGAAACAGCCGAGCTACTCCTCGATTATGGTTACTATCTTCTAAGTTCCTTCGGTCGCTGGTGCCCTGTACAGTTGTACAAAAATAGAACACCCCTGCAAATGTTTCTGCCACTGGAGGCTCAGCAGGAAATTTATCCAGTGGTGCATCGACAATTCATGTACTTTGTCGGTGGTAAAGATGCTCATTCCGCATTTTCCAAGAATCCATTGAAGTACCTCGAGCAAGATTGTCGTGCACCTATTATCCCTTTCCGATTCTCCATTATAGGCCCACCTAAATGTGGAAAAACGACACTCGCTCGTCGATTCGCGGCGAAGTACGGTCTGAAGGTAGTAACTCGAGGCACTGCTCTGCGTCACGTCCTGAAGTATTTTCCTTGGACGGAGTCGGCACAATCCGCGGAACCTCGTCTTCGAGAGGGCCACGTGGTCCCTGAGAAGTCTTTGTATCGCGCCATCGAAATGTACTCCATCGATCCTCGTTCGACTTCCCAGGGTTTTGTGCTGGATGGTTTCCCCTCGAACCTCCGCGAGTACGAGGAGCTGACGTTTCTTGGTATTCAACCGATGGTCATACTCGATTTGAAAGCGAGTCTGACGTTTTGTACGGAGTGTTTGTTAAATGAAGCTGACGAAACGAGGAAACCAGTGAATTTTTCTGAGAAATTCTTGGCACATCGCTACTCGAATTGGGCAGTAGACCAGGAGGCTTTTCGCGACTGGCTGAAAAGATTCACTCAGAACGTGATCGAACTCGATGCAACTAGGAGCATGTGGCATGTGTGGCTTCGAGCTGATAAAGAAGCGTGTCTCAGATACACCAACATCAGACAGTATTTCCGTGAATGTGATTATGATAAAGTCCACAGCTTAAAATTTATGAGTGTCTCGCCTTACGAATTCAGGAGGCGACAGAGTCTATTCGAAGCGTATTGCCCTTTGTGCTTATTTTACGAGAACACTATGAACACTTCTGGACCTCCGCCTGACCATCGAGGAATGGTTCAGTTCCGGAGGCACTTCTACTGGATCTGTACGCGACATATGAatgatttcattaaaaatccAGAGAAACACCTTCCACCTACGAACACGGCACGTCTACCAGAAGATCGTCCTCGTGTTCTGACCGAAGTAGTTGATAAAGAACACTCTTGTTGGGCTAAACGTCTACAAGCCGGAGGTTTTTGCTTGGTGACATACGTGGAGGGCTTACCACTTCGCAACTTAGTACCCGGAAAGTCGAGTATAGGGGTTTTGTACAAGGACAACGTGTACCTGTTTTGTACAGAAGACTGTCGCGATAAATTTCTGGCGCAGTGTGATAAATACGCGAGCGTGGACGTGAACTTTTTACGGACAATACCACCCATTGACGTGAAGAATCTACCAGACCTTGGTTTCTTAGAGCAGACTGTGGCGAAGGTGATAATCGAAGCTATAGATCAGATCAGCATAATTCGACCAAAGTTTCCTGGCTTATCACCTTCTGCTACAGCTGCGATTTTCATCGGCGTGTACCTGAAGACACATAACGTCTCGTGCGCTATGAAAGAGACGGAGATCTACGATGCAGTTAGCAGGCGAATTATTGGTCGCGACAGGATCCTCAAGGTGGCAACACGTGCGATCAAGAAGAAGTTGAACCCTTTCGTGAACCTCCGTGCTTATAAAGATAGCAGGTACAGTCAGTATAGTGTGGGTGGAGAACTGTCTCTGATGTCACATCTATTCGCAAGACCGTCACATTTTATCACATTCCGTCGGACATCACCGACGCAGATTATGGTTGATCCAGACTCGG CACGTCGCGTACCTGTACCCGACACGAGGTTCGATTATTTGTGCGAGTATTTCAAGCCTGCTAG CAAGGTTCCAGCTTTCCTGAACGTAGTGGACATCGCCGGGTTGGTGAAAGGAGCTGCCGAGGGGCAGGGTTTGGGGAACAGTTTCCTCTCACACATCAACGCATGCGATGGCATTTTTCATCTCTGTC GAGCGTTCGACGACGACGATGTTACTCACATAGAAGGAGACGTGAATCCCGTGAGGGATCTGGAGATTATTAGCGAGGAATTACGGCTGAAGGACATCGAGTTCCTCAACGGACACCTCGAGAAGCTGGAAAAACTCGTTGTCCGAGGAAACGATAAGAAACTCAAGCCTGAATAT GACACGCTGCTGAAAGTGAAAGGCGTGATGGTGGACGAAAAGAGGCATATTAGGTTCGCCGATTGGAACGCTACTGAC ATCGAAGTtctcaataaatatttattcctcACGTCGAAGCccgttatttatttagttaatctTTCTGAGAAGGATTATATACGTAAGAAGAACAAATG GTTAGTCAAAATAAAGGAATGGGTTGACAAGAACGATCCTGGGGCTGTTCTGATCCCTTTCAGCGGAGCCTTCGAGAACAAGCTTGTCGACATGAACGAGGCAGAGCGTGAGAAGTATCTCGAAGAAAGCAAAGTTACTAG CGCACTTGATAAGATCATTGTGCAAGGATACAAAGCATTGCAGCTGCAATACTTCTTCACGGCTGGGCACGATGAAGTCAAAGCATGGACGATTCAG AAAGGTACGAAAGCACCCCAGGCTGCAGGAAAGATTCACACAGACTTCGAAAAAGGGTTCATCATGGCTGAAGTTATGAAGTACGAGGATTTTAAGAATGAAGGCTCAGAAGCGGCAGTAAAG GCTGCTGGAAAATACAGGCAACAGGGACGGAATTACGTCGTGGAGGACGGAGACGTCATTTTCTTTAAGTTCAATGCTGGTGCTGGGCTGAAAGACCCAAAGAAAAAGTGA
- the LOC143374858 gene encoding uronyl 2-sulfotransferase: MICERRSRCLQSGSLVVEYSLKKERSHSASSSIEPDFDMRLNRGYLTSAAICSTLLFIALNSKSALEYTNDSRGDTEKHYAGEQEINNAQTYRYVTPSLAELGARRSLSKMNKHILMLTRVPDAGAELLVLILQRLQGYNAFKHIRLPPGDHGPLSTLQEELLVEEITNIIRQEAIPLSFDGDVRFLNFSNFGRQAPTFISLVRNPVGAQSLQRYRERRETVLESRAIPTFCGQDRRCTEVNNKWALQRAKANIVEWYPVVGILDCMEQSINMLEHRFPYYFRGARQIYRKIRPRKKYFSDTTNALLPREKDILLKLFEDEIELYRWLKFRLFNGTWNDVEEN; encoded by the exons ATGATCTGCGAGCGGAGGTCTCGATGTCTGCAATCAGGATCACTGGTGGTCGAGTACTCTTTGAAAAAGGAACGTAGCCACAGTGCCTCAAGCTCCATCGAACCTGATTTTGACATGCGTCTAAATCGCGGCTATCTAACCAGTGCCGCTATCTGCTCGACACTCCTTTTCATTGCCCTGAATTCGAAATCAGcgcttgaatacacgaatgatTCGCGAGGCGATACAGAAAAGCATTACGCGGGGGAACAGGAAATCAATAATGCCCAG ACGTATCGATACGTTACACCCTCTCTTGCGGAATTGGGCGCTCGTAGGAGTCTGTCAAAAATGAACAAGCACATCCTGATGCTGACACGCGTACCAGACGCGGGGGCTGAACTTTTGGTCCTCATCTTGCAGCGTTTGCAAGGTTACAATGCTTTTAAGCACATACGTTTGCCACCTGGTGATCATGGGCCTTTATCAACTTTGCAAGAG GAGCTGCTGGTAGAGGAAATCACGAATATCATAAGGCAGGAAGCGATTCCTCTGAGCTTCGACGGTGATGtcagatttttaaacttttcaaattTCGGACGGCAAGCTCCAACGTTTATCTCCCTAGTGAGAAATCCTGTAGGTGCTCAGAGCTTGCAGAG ATATCGCGAAAGACGAGAAACGGTACTCGAAAGTAGAGCCATACCTACGTTCTGCGGGCAGGATCGTCGGTGCAC AGAGGTAAATAACAAATGGGCATTGCAACGGGCTAAGGCAAATATTGTGGAATGGTATCCCGTTGTTGGCATTTTAGACTGCATGGAGCAATCCATAAATATGCTGGAACACAGATTTCCGTACTATTTCCGTGGTGCTAGGCAAATTTACAGAAAGATTC GGCCTAGAAAGAAATACTTTTCCGATACCACGAATGCATTGCTGCCTCGGGAGAAAGATATTTTGTTGAAACTCTTTGAGGATGAAATAGAGTTGTACCGGTGGTTAAAGTTTCGACTTTTTAATGGAACGTGGAATGACGTTGAGGAAAATTAA